The sequence gtgtgggaaatgtgtcaaaatgacaagtttattcttcagttaaaagatatctgatggttgaaaaatcagccctaagtaaaataacttatttaaagAACAAAATTGtctttttgacatatttcccatacagaAACTGTCAATAGCCCAATTTTATACTTCAGTTAACTTAtttgatgattgaaaaatcagccctaaatatacaatatacatattttacgtCTTCTATTCCTATCATCATGCATTAAATTTCTTCTTTTTGATGGCAAGACAGGTGTATGAATTCTTCTCGGCTTAGTTGTCGGCTCTATTTGTCTCTTTCCCTCATGCCAATATCCCTCTATGAGTGACAGAGATGAACATATCCGAAAACACAGCATTAGAGAAATCCCACACAGTTTAAACATATTGATAAAAGGCTTGCAGACGATTTACTTTAGGATTTTTTGAGACCCAAAAAGCTTAAATAATTGTAAAAGGCATTttgctatcatcatcatcatcaatacagccacactgctgaacataggtctcccccaatgatttccatgatttccacatcgtacgattggtagcggcctgcatccagcgccttcctgctacctttatgaggtcgtcggtccacattTTGCCATAGAAATAATAACGTATATGCTcttgaatataataatattcaagAGCATATACGTCATCTGCATGACTTTAATGTACGGAGGTAAATATTCTGAATACAACGGTAAACGAAAAAAATGTTCTAGAATGATCGAAACAAATTATGCCCCAAAATTCATAACACTCATAGGATACTTGACTCAATTATAGTTCCAAATTAACATCATTATAGGGCCCTTTTTGCTTTGCTTACTCTCTGAaactaacttaaaaaatatatatttgcgATTTCCTTACAAGTATCATATGTTCGCCGCGAATATTTTGACCGCGTGTGTAAGTGAAAAAAAGTCTACCAACtctttgaagccacgatagccgaacggtgaaggggtcggactggccgactcgtgatccggggaatgcgggttcggtccccgccgccgctcgactattgtggtgagctcactcgtgacacaagcatatttagcttagtacgaggagcTAACgggagtaaaaaaaaaaagaaaattctaAATTTCGCTCGGACTGGTGCTCGCATGCTCGCTTCTGGCTCAAAACGGACGTAGGCATCACCATTCACTACTGAAGTGGCTCCATCATCATCAGCCGATGACCCGAGATCCTTCTTCGCAGAACGAGCGGGAAACCGTGTGCTCCTGCAAAACCAAGCTCAAGAGATCCTGGGATCAGGCCAGCTCCGAAGGAAGCTCCACCCCATCCACTTGCGTCCTTTGCTCGGAAGACAGCCGAAAGGACAGGCTAAACCAAGCTAAGTCCGTAGCCAGCAAATACACTGAAATAAGCAAAAAGTCCGACTATTCCAGTAGATTTGATAAAACAACCGATCTGAGTAGGAAATCAGTAGCTAGCAAAACGACAGATGTCAAGTCCGAGTTGAGTAAAACTGACACGGTTAGTAAAAGATCTGACGTCACCAGTAAGAAGTTAGATGTAGCTCATAAGAGGGGCAAGAGTGAGATCACTTGTGATCTTAAGTACAGCGATTTCTACAGCGATAGCGAAGACGAAGCTGACGAAACGAATCGACTCATCCAACTTCGAAACTGTGACTATATGGATATCGTAGGAGACTCTTTGAAGGTAGTTATAGCGTTAGCCGGATACCCCAAATCGAAGATGCGGTTACGACAAATGCAGCTTTTCCAGCGCTGCCTGACTGACGTCATAGATATGCAGCTGAAAGCTAATCTTTTGAAGAAGGTGCCCGTGTTTTTAGACTATTACCTGAATCGAGGCGCGATAGTTTGCATATGCAAGGACTTGGACACTAGAGATTGGATGGTGAGGATATCCCCAGGACTGCAAGAGAGGATGTGCACCAATTTGATCCTACTCAAAGCTAAGGTGAAAAGGCTTTGTTTGGCTGTGCTGAAAATACCTCAGTCCTGTTGGCCAGCGACCGCtcaagacgctttcaaactcctacAATACTTCAACCCGACTCTAAAAACCGATCAGTGGAAAATCTACTCTCAGAAGAACGTCGATAGCGTCGAATGTACTTCGTTCCTCATCGATCGAGTCTCAGGCGAAATCATTCGAGGGCCCACCTTCAAAAATGTGATCGATTACAATCAAACTGAATTCGAACTCACTGGTTACACTGAAATATACTACGAGTGCTTGCTGTCTGATCTTGAAGATATATGCAGTGTCGCGTCCAGGGTTAAACTTTTGGAAGAATTGCGCTCTGAAGAGGCTACGCCAAGGAACAACCATAGCAGCAGAGCGGAAGTAACCCAAAAGTCTGATGCAGTTGAAAAGGCAGAAGAAATCGTCATCCAACACGTAGAAGAAGTATACGAAAACGACTCAGACGTAGAAACCGTCCCCATTGAAGACGAAAATATAGATCGCGGCGTGAAAGACGAATTCGAAAACAACGTTCGGAATGAAATATTGAAGAAATTAAAAGACGTTAAGTACATAAGCGACAAAGATGAAGTTATAGTTTGGTCGGATGAAGCGAACAACTACAATAGTGATCAGGATGAGAGAGAGAAGATTGAGGAAATCACAGAAGATGACAATAACAATATAACGGCTACGTCAGCTGTCGCTGTGTCGGACAAGACTGAATCTATAATTGAGAGCAACGACAACCTTATTAGTAGAAGTAGTAACCTAAATATCGATAGTAATAGAGGCATAGCCTACCATAGACGAACGAATTACTTGCACGTCGAAAACGAACTCAAAGTTGCCATAACGTTAGAAGGGTATCCCCAAAATAAACTTGAAGGAACCCATATAAGACGCTTGAAGCATTTATTCAAAGAATACTTGCACAAGGACATGAAGATGCAAAGATTTGCGAATCTCATCATTCCAAAATTCCAAGACATTTACTTGTCAAATGGAGCTGTGATATACATTTGTGATAGCTTAGAAACTAAAGATTACTTGACTGAAGTGCTGCCAAAATTCATCAACTCCACCGGCTTAAAGCTAACTTTTAGGGATATTAAGAATCTAGTTAGGTACACTAGGGTAGTCCTGCGTTTACCTAAAGAGCACGCTCATGTTGAATCTGTGgaaattttgttgaaactgcAAGCGAAATATCCCGGTTTGAAGCCAGACTGTTGGAAATACTATTCGGACGTAGCTGGGAAGCAAAAAAGACAGTTTGGTGTCGACCCCGAATCGCTAGATGTGATTAAAAGTCCAGATTTTGATCCTACTTACGAAGGAGAAAAGTTGAGCTTCAGAATTATCGATCGGCAAAAGAGAGACGTAAGTTTCGAAGATTCCTATAAAGATGAGAAtgttgatgataatgatgaaggaAAACAATTGAGGGATAAAGTACTGAAGATGATGTATGCACCTATCGACCCAGAGATCACGAATACTCCTCTCACTCGAATCAGGACCAATCACTATTCAGATCTGATCGCCGACGACTTAAAACTGTACGTTGGTCCCAGTAACTACCCAGAAATGCGCGTGGACGAAGTTCTGTTCCATTCCATCAAGAGAACGTTCGAGAATATCGTCTGTGATGCTTACGAGAAAGGAGTTTTCGAGCTTCCCAACTCCGTACCAACATTCCACGATATGTACCTTTTCGACGGAGTGATTTTCATCATCTGCCAGAACATGAATTCTAGAGAATGGATGGAAAATTCCATTCCTGAGGTTAACGAAAGGCTACACATTAATTTGAAGTCTACAGAATTCCGCGGCGCTGTGGGAATCATAAGCATGGTAGTGAAGACGGATAAAGACACAGATGTTGTGATAGAACAACTACAGAAACAGAATCCGAGACTTCGAACGAAGTACTGGAGGAAAATCAGCACTGTACGTACAAAGACCAAACTGGATGTAGTACTACAGATAGACAAACTCTCCGCTCAGGTTATAACGAAGaccgatttcaataaattcatCGACGGGAACGCTGTACAGTTCAAACTCGGTCATTTACAGTCTCTACTGAGACCCAAAGCGAGTCTTGAAGAACTAACCAAGATGCATTTGAAGAAAATGAGCAACAGCAACGTAAAAGCCAAAgggaagaagaaagaaaaagaaatgaccATCGAGGAATTGAAATCTGATCTGAAAAGAAAATACCCGGACTTGAAAATCGACCAATGGGATGTGATTTCTCAAAACGAAGCCGACATAAAAGTATGCAAGTACGAAATCGATGAGTCTTCCCAAATTGTCGAGACACCTACAAAAGAAACCTATTCTGGTCGGGAGACAGTAACAGACCCTAATACAGCATACAGCGATATGCCCTCACCGACCGGGTCGCTGGGTCGGAAGAacgttgtaataaaaatacccTCTCGTCTACTACCTGATAACAAGGAAGACTTAAACATGGTCTTCGATCTACTAGAAGACAAAAACCCCGGTCTCAACACAGAACTATGGAAGGTATATACCGATTCGTCTTACCCTGGCAACGGTCGATTCACCCTGGTCATAGACAGGCAGAGCGCGTCAGTAATACAGGGCAAGAGTTTCAACCCCAATATTGGCGGGGAGAAACTTAAATTCTTCTTTTAGACACCCTATATGATTGTACGTCGTAAGTTGAAGTTAGTAGGTTAGCTTGTGCCTTGagatagatcgtttcatccacgaagacgcgccccaccaatttatTGTTGgccgagggaagcgcggggtgagGGCAGTTTGATCCGaacaatccgagcgtcattattgtggTGTGCTTGTGCACTAAAGGAtaattagcgtgtaccgataacactcaaactttcgtggaagaatggtggggcgcgtcttcgcgaatgaaacgatctatataggacataggatagtttagATCTAAAAATTGTGGTACATTTTAAATCAGGTGGttgtattttttaatcaattattgTGTACTTTATCATTGATTGAATAGCTGATtatagaaaaattaaatatctgTTCTAATATAGTTTCGATGTATAAGCTAGGGATCGATTTTAAAATTGTTAGTACATAGATTAGAAAGAATAAAATATTCTGAAATAATCATTAAATATTTGATTAGTTACTTATGTTTCTACTTGTAGCATGTAACGCACATAGACTGGAATATAATGAAAATGCTTTTGTGTTGACTAGATGTTATAAAATAACATCATTTGATTGAGTCAAGACTCATTTTAAAACATTGACATATTTTATGTACTGTAATTTGGTAATGACATCATTTACTAATAATTCTAAGACACAAATTCTctaaaaaacctttttattttcGTCCTGAATACGGGATTGGTTTTCAACTGTAGATTTAActcagtgtctgaggtatggaaggttgtttttgtaacgtcaaacgtcagcgagacttcagatttcctTTTTTAAGCTGTGTCAGTGTTAAAAAACTCAATGAAgaatgaattttttttatgcataacgaggcaggtgtttttgaccacaatcgcacctgatgttaagtgggatgcagtctaggatggtacatatctgccctgccTATTCACTATTTAAATTATCACCGGGCAAACTTCAAATTCCACTGTCCACCGTGTCTCTTTGTACACTCGATATTGGCaaaaccagtgtgcttcaaatacGCACCAATGAAGCAttacacagaataataataagctgtgtcacgtcatattatgtcagtgtcacccctcccgtgccgctcccatacctcaggctaAAACCCGGTCTGttagcacgtagaattttgtccaatgacccctagctacccatccttatcgctcgcgcgtaattatattgctgtcgcgactgtgcgactggcacccgcagtgagagTGCGAGcccgatagcaacataattacgcgcgagcgataaggatgggtagcttggggtcattggacaaaattctacgtgctcacagatcaGACTATAGACCTATAGAGACCTATAGTCTTGGAATTATTACTTGATAATGGTTTGAAGTTCCAATTTCTCCAATTTTTGTGACCATGACATTCCTGGATacgactattattattattataataattactttttagacttaactttacaataattttagggtaagtatttttatgtcgtaAAACGTGCATTTGCTAgtgtttaatttgtttttgttataataacgcaggtacagtcagcgtctaaTAGTTCGTGACTCCCAAAGTAggcaataagttcgcaacacgtctttgttacattggaataaggttgtattgtcaactttttggccactttgtcTCGAACTATTGGACGTTGACTGTACAATGTTGGTTTGTTCAACTGTGCATTTAgtttatgttttaaataaataaattgtgataAGAATTTGCTGTTTCATTTTTTAATTCCTGAGAAGTATTTTAGAGGTAATCACCAATACAGCTTTTAATCACCAGTACAGTGACAAGTGCAAAATAATATTCAGAATATTTACCTTCTACAAAGTACAGATTGATATATTCAAATAGTGAACTCACCACTAGGACAAATCTTAGGACAAATCTTGTATTATGTGTAGAGATGGAAATATCGAACATAGTTTTAGGACAAAATATATTTATGGGTGCGCTTAAAATGAGCTGTAAGTTTTTATTACTAACCTTAATGTATGTTTATAAGTCAGACAGAATTACAGTTAAAACATCTAGAGATGAGCAAAAAGCTAGTGGATGCCATACTGTAGTGGATTCTCTACAATTACTTGACTCCTTTTCTCTGCATTGTGACGTTTGCGCTCAGTTTACGCGCTCCCTACTTACACATAATagtgatatttttaaattaataaataactaacctatacacgaaaataaaaaataaacgaaCCTGTATCCCCAAACACGATTGCACAGCTAACAATTCCCGCGCTACAGCGCGTTGCGTCGCGCGCGTGTGTCGCGTGTGGCTCCGCCGCGGACTCGTACTGCTCGCGCTGCGGACTCACGCCGTACTGCTCGTCGCGCTGCCAGCGGCTCGACTGGGCGGAGCGGCACCGCGCCGTGTGCCATAACCTCGCCaggtaagaaaaaaaaaggtttgACAATAGATAGGAGTCACAAGACTACGTAATTGAGGCGAGACAGCGACGTAGATGAGATGAAAGTGTGCCACAACCCCTTCAAGTAAGCTGGGAAGAAGCTAGACGTGTGTAACTATGTGTATCAGGCTAAGGAACAGTGCGACGCGACTACAACAAAGTGACGTCAGACATAGTCGCCGCCGATTCGTACTGCTCGCGCTGCGGACTCACGCCGTACTGCTCGTCGCGGTGCCAGCGGCTCGACTGGGCGGAGCGGCACCGCGCCGTGTGCCATAACCTAGCTAGGTGAGTTGAGTATAAATTAGGGAAGAACAGGGAGTCGCGACAAGACGGCGACGCAATCGAGGCGAGACGGCGACGCAATCGAGGCGAGACAGCGACGCAATCGAGGCGAGACAGCGACGCAATCGAGGCGAGACAGCGACGCAATCGAGGCGAGACAGCGACACAATCAATAGGAGACTGTGACGCGGAAGAGAGATGGTAATGCGATTTCAACGTGACGTGAGTAAAACTTTAGGAGGCTACGCGCCTACTCGTCACGGAGACTTAAGACATAGCCGCCGCGGACTCGTACTGCGCTCGCTGCGGCCTCACGCCGTACTGCTCGTCGCGCTGCCAGCGGCTTGACTGGGCGGAGCGGCACCGCGCCGTGTGCCATAACTTAGCTAGGTAAGAAAACAAGAAGGGGACGAGGCTTTACCTCAGCGCAGTCGAGGTGGCGACGTGGAAGAGATGAGACAGCGACGCAATCGAGGCGAGATAGCGACTCAATCGAGGCGAGATAGCGACGCAAATGAGCTGAAAGTGTGCCACAACCCCTTCAAGTAAGCTGGGAAGAAGCTACACgtatgtaactatgtatatCAGGCTTAGGAACAGTGCGACGCGACTACAAAGTGACGTCAGACATAGTCGCTGCTGATTCGTACTGCGCGCGCTGCGGCCTCACGCCGTACTGCTCGTCGCGGTGCCAGCGGCTGGACTGGGCGGAGCGGCACCGCGCCGTGTGCCATAACTTAGCCAGGTCAGTAAACAAGAAGGGGACGAGGCTTTACCTCAGCGCAGTCGAGGTGGCGACGTGGAAGAGACGAGATGGCGACGCAATCGTGGCGAGGTAGCGACTCAATCGAGGCGAGACAGCGACGCAAATGAGACAAAAGTGTGCCACAACCCTGTCAAGTAAGGTGGAAGGAAGCTAGACGTATGTAACTATGTGTATCAGGCTTAGAAACAGTGCGACGCGACTACAAAGCGACGTCAGACATAGTCGCCGCCGACTCGTACTGCTCGCGCTGCGGACTCACGCCGTACTGCTCGTCGCGCTGCCAGCGGCTCGACTGGGCGGAGCGGCACCGCGCCGTGTGCCATAACTTAGCTAGGTGAGTATAAAGTAGGAAAGAACAGGGAGTCGCGACAAGACGGCGACGCAATCGAGGCGAGATAGCGACGCGGATGAGACGAAAGTGTGCCGCAACCCCGTCAGGTACGCTGGTAGAGAGATAGACGGTGTAACTGTACCTAAGAGACTTAGTAACAGAGCGACGCTGCTACAAAGCGACGTCAGACATAGTAGCTGCCGATTCGTACTGCTCCCGCTGCGGGCTCACGCCTGCCCCATAATCTGGCTAGGTAAGTTAGAAGAAGGTGGTACAGGCTTAATAATAGGATGGCGCGATGCGACGCGAGTGAGACGAGACAGTAACTCGACGTAAGACTAGACTCGTACTGCTCGCGCTGCGGACTCACGCCGTACTGCTCGTCGCGGTGCCAGCGGCTCGACTGGGCGGAGCGGCACCGCGCCGTGTGTCATAACCTAGCTAGGTAAGTTAGAAGGCTTAATAATAGGATGACGCGAGAGAGACGAGACAGTAACGCGACGTAAGACTAGACTCGTACTGCTCGCGCTGCGGACTCGCGCCGTACTGCTCGTCGCGCTGCCAGCGGCTCGACTGGGCGGAGCGGCACCGCGCCGTGTGCCATAACCTAGCTAGGTGAGTATAAATTAGGGAAGAACAGGGAGTCGCGACAAGACGGCGACGCAATCGAGGCGAGACAGCGACGCAATCGAGGCGAGACAGCGACGCAATCGAGAGGAGACTGTGACGCGGAAGAGAGATGGTAATACGATTTCAAGGTGACGTGAGTAATAATATCTTAGGAGGCTACTCGTACTTGATACGGAGACTTAAGACAGTCGCCGCGGACTCGTACTGCTCGCGCTGCGGACTCACGCCGTACTGCTCGTCGCGCTGCCAGCGGCTCGACTGGGCGGAGCGGCACCGCGCCGTGTGCCATAACCTCGCCAGGTGAGAACTGAGCCAGGAACTAGTAGGCGTGACGCAAGCGAGACGAGACAGTAACGCGACGTAAGACTAGACTCGTACTGCTCGCGCTGCGGACTCACGCCGTACTGCTCGTCGCGCTGCCAGCGGCTCGACTGGGCGGAGCGGCACCGCGCCGTGTGCCATAACTTAGCTAGGTAAGTTAGAAGGCTTTATAATAGGCTCAAAATCACCAAGGTGCAGAATTGGCTTTGCTAGCAATTTAATGTCTTAAATCTTGACTTATttgagaaaataataataataaattacttcaACTAACTTGTTTTGTGTGTACATCAAACAACATAACTAATTAATAAagcaaattttaaataaaatcaatatacaTGCATGGATAATCATTTCGGGAACGCGTCCTAATGTACAATCTTCAGCAACAAGtccaaaattttacataaaaatttaaGGTAATTTACACATGTCATTACTTAATACTccctattttttatacaaaatttagTTTTAGGGAGGATActaaaagattatttatttttaactataaaAATGTCTAATATAGTTTGTCCGATACCGCACAAGTCATTTCAGTGAACGTATCGATAATcgatcaaaaaatattttaagtttacgCAGCCATTCGGTGTCTAACGTTAGTAGAGGaagaaaacaataacaaaacggGCTGTCAGAGTATTTatcgtcaaataaaataaatctaaatggTAAGTACCTTTCAATTCATTATTCGTAGAGCGTACATCAATAATCCGTCATTTCGTGAAcgtaattattacatttaattattGATGAAATTCTTTTTTACTACACGAAATAACAAAGTAATCTCAAATATTTTCCTATTGACAAACCCAGATCGCATTTAAGATGACTGCCGTCTGATTAAAGCGTGCGCTtatttgaaatcgtcatttcGTGAACGGTCATTTCGGTAACGTTCCCGGACATGATGGCACGTTCCCGAAATGACTGTTGCGTTCTCggaatgatgattattatttctaaGGGCGAAtcatttacaatatttaatacatttattttaaaattttgtttctttATAATTACAGCAAAATGGAAACTCctgataaagaaaaaaataaaaaaaaatctcaaaaaaagcTTAAAAAGGATATTGCATCTTATTTGCGCAAAAGGGAAAAGGCGAATGCTAGAAAAAGAAAGTTTTTGGATAAAATGACTGAAGAGCAGTAAGAAATTAAACGGGCTAAGGACAGAGAATATTATAGAAAAATAGAGTCATTTATAAATCTGTATACTGTTCATCTTCCTCGGACAATGaagatttagagacaatatctcGTATTCAGCAGATTAGAAAAGTTAAACAGATTGATTTTGAAGCAAATACGTCTTATGGCAAAGAAACTATCCAAATCTCGTATATCCTGGAACATTCTTGCTTGTTAAAATTCCTACTGAGAAGATACCTTTTTGTCCTTTttttaagagataacttggaattgtcattctcactaaaatgtctctggggtggtggcgtagtgaggcgggtcgttacattccctctaatatggtcgagtgaagcgatggctggttcactcgtcatgtctgtgaacaggcgctgctttcggggactggtcaatccaagttattcaaatgtATTAATGCGAGttgcgatattctcacgtccgaaataccgcagtgcctcaagtcaaaagtattcgaccaatgcgtgttgccagtgatggtatacggatctgagacgtggtcgcttactatgggcctcataagaaggctcaaggtcacccaaagagcgatggagcgtgctatgctcggagttaccctgcgtgatcgaatcagaaatgaggagatccgttggagaaccagagtgactgacatagcccgcacaATCGCtcaaatcaagtggcagtgggcagggcacatagctcggagagcttatggccgctggggcaggaaggacatcatctatcatcatcatcatcgacaTGTGTCGAAGATGATGATAGAGAAATCTTAGTAACCTAAGGATAAATGATATACTATTGATTTTGAGCAAATAGTATGttgtttgtaattttaatatttttttagttaactaGTTGTTCGTGACATAATTACAATATATTGGTAATTTTCTTAcgtttcttatatattttttgtattatataCAGAAGTTTAGTGAAGAAGACTGTGATTTAAGGACAAAAGACTGAAATTGTAATAACTgattaaaacttataaaaaatataatatgagTACAGAAGTTTAACTAGACTGATTTATGAAGATGTTAACACTGAATTATAATAAGAATGTATTAATAGTAAGAGTAGTTTTTCCTAACTGTGAACAATAtggcaatataaataaataacttagttatttaaataatttaaatatttccttATTTCTACCTAATTATATCAATATATCATCATTTCCAGAACATTTTTGTCATTCCGGGAACGGTTGATCATTTTCGGGAACattacaatatttaaataaaatacgcaTAAATGGAggtatttcaatattatgtatatatttattacattacagaACTTTTGTTCTGTACATATTACGTTAATTCGATTAAAAgagttttaaatattatgaaatttcTTAAATTGTATGCGGAAAAATAGCcacttctttattttttttacgtattttgcttgtagaaaattttgaatgtattgatttcattattgcTTATTCAAAATAGATACATAATATACCCATGttttaaacaaagctcaaatTATGTGCTTTGTTTGGTTTTTCCGGGTTTTATGAAACTTAGGAAAACGTTCCCGAATTGATGATTTTCTGCAAGATATTTACTACtaagcaatattacaaaaaaaataaagaattctGTGCGCTGCCCTGTCaaggtttaaaaatatacaaaataagcAACAGTATAAACTAATAGTCATCATTATAGCttgcaattttttttgtcataaaaccgATTTTGAAATTCGCAACCTTGGTGATTTTGAGCCAAtaggactagcggccgcccgcgacttcgtacgcgtggatcctgttttacccccttttcccgaattttctttgctataaacctcacggagcccgagacctttccaatgaatgcaaaaccgtggaaatcggttcgtgcgttctggagttatagcgtcagggaggaaaacccgacttatttttatatagtagaatgACGCGAGCGAGACGAGACAGTAACGTGACGTAAGACTAGACTCGTACTGCTCGCGCTGCGGACTCACGCCGTACTGCTCGTCGCGGTGCCAGCGGCTCGACTGGGCGGAGAGGCACCGCGCCGTGTGCCATAACCTCGCTAGGTCAGTAAACAAGAAGGGGACGAGGCTTTACTCAGCGCAGTCTAGGTGGCGACGTGGAAGAGACGAGATGGCGACTCAATCGTGGCGAGACAGCGACGCAGATGAGACGAAAGTGTGCCACAACCCTGTCAAGTAAGGTGGAAGAAAGCTACACGTATGTAACTATGTGTATCAGTCTTAGGAACAGTGCGACGCGACTACAAAGCGACGTCAGACATAATCGCCGCCGATTCGTACTGCTCGCGCTGCGGGCTCACGCCTGCCCCATAATCTGGCTAGGTAAGTTAGAAGAAGGTGGTACAGGCTTAATAATAGGATGGCGCGACGAAACTACGACGCAAGCGAGACGAGACAGTAACGCGACGTAAGACTAGACTCGTACTGCTCGCGCTGCGGACTCACGCCGTACTGCTCGTCGCGCTGCCAGCGGCTCGACTGGGCGGAGAGGCACCGCGCCGTGTGCCATAACCTCGCTAGGTCAGTAAACAAGAAGGGGACGAGGCTTTACTCAGCGCAGTCTAGGTGGCGACGTGGAAGAGACGAGATGGCGACTCAATCGAGGCGAGATAGCGACGCAATCGAGAAGAGAGCGACCCAATCGAGAGGAGACTGACGCGGAAGAGAGATGGTAATGCGATTTCAACGTGACGTGAGTAATAATATCTTAGGAGGCTACTCGTACTCGACACGGAGACTTAAGAACAGTCGCCGCGGACTCGTACTGCTCGCGCTGCGGACTCACGCCGTA is a genomic window of Ostrinia nubilalis chromosome 28, ilOstNubi1.1, whole genome shotgun sequence containing:
- the LOC135085267 gene encoding uncharacterized protein LOC135085267 isoform X3 is translated as MQSDGGDALIMSKYLSSLKDRKRHDDMINGEDMDETAMPTLDDDLDPETKMKGIQLELQRLKVQEQSMMLQQQLLQLEAARKKNVGVTQSIASNRCILPDGRIVVRNVNDSLRSEKHVTWNLESRDVEGSFAAGAGDSNERETVCSCKTKLKRSWDQASSEGSSTPSTCVLCSEDSRKDRLNQAKSVASKYTEISKKSDYSSRFDKTTDLSRKSVASKTTDVKSELSKTDTVSKRSDVTSKKLDVAHKRGKSEITCDLKYSDFYSDSEDEADETNRLIQLRNCDYMDIVGDSLKVVIALAGYPKSKMRLRQMQLFQRCLTDVIDMQLKANLLKKVPVFLDYYLNRGAIVCICKDLDTRDWMVRISPGLQERMCTNLILLKAKVKRLCLAVLKIPQSCWPATAQDAFKLLQYFNPTLKTDQWKIYSQKNVDSVECTSFLIDRVSGEIIRGPTFKNVIDYNQTEFELTGYTEIYYECLLSDLEDICSVASRVKLLEELRSEEATPRNNHSSRAEVTQKSDAVEKAEEIVIQHVEEVYENDSDVETVPIEDENIDRGVKDEFENNVRNEILKKLKDVKYISDKDEVIVWSDEANNYNSDQDEREKIEEITEDDNNNITATSAVAVSDKTESIIESNDNLISRSSNLNIDSNRGIAYHRRTNYLHVENELKVAITLEGYPQNKLEGTHIRRLKHLFKEYLHKDMKMQRFANLIIPKFQDIYLSNGAVIYICDSLETKDYLTEVLPKFINSTGLKLTFRDIKNLVRYTRVVLRLPKEHAHVESVEILLKLQAKYPGLKPDCWKYYSDVAGKQKRQFGVDPESLDVIKSPDFDPTYEGEKLSFRIIDRQKRDVSFEDSYKDENVDDNDEGKQLRDKVLKMMYAPIDPEITNTPLTRIRTNHYSDLIADDLKLYVGPSNYPEMRVDEVLFHSIKRTFENIVCDAYEKGVFELPNSVPTFHDMYLFDGVIFIICQNMNSREWMENSIPEVNERLHINLKSTEFRGAVGIISMVVKTDKDTDVVIEQLQKQNPRLRTKYWRKISTVRTKTKLDVVLQIDKLSAQVITKTDFNKFIDGNAVQFKLGHLQSLLRPKASLEELTKMHLKKMSNSNVKAKGKKKEKEMTIEELKSDLKRKYPDLKIDQWDVISQNEADIKVCKYEIDESSQIVETPTKETYSGRETVTDPNTAYSDMPSPTGSLGRKNVVIKIPSRLLPDNKEDLNMVFDLLEDKNPGLNTELWKVYTDSSYPGNGRFTLVIDRQSASVIQGKSFNPNIGGEKLKFFF